One segment of Eulemur rufifrons isolate Redbay chromosome 4, OSU_ERuf_1, whole genome shotgun sequence DNA contains the following:
- the CCNA1 gene encoding cyclin-A1: protein MRRSSSKSGVVVAAVAGGPDACQMLTRAQLGQDPPQRTVLGELTENGQFRKTCGQGIATIRCFSGSENAFPPAGKKALSDCGVHEPPKQGFDIYMDEPEKVDRHSCSGREGMAFGDVYEVDTSTLKSDLHFLLDFSSVSPMLVDSSLHSQSEDASDFGTDVINVTEYAEEIHQYLREAEIRNRPKAHYMRKQPDITESMRTILVDWLVEVGEEYKLRAETLYLAVNFLDRFLSCMSVLRGKLQLVGTAAILLASKYEEIYPPEVDEFVYITDDTYTKRQLLRMEHLLLKVLAFDLTVPTTNQFLLQYLRRQGVCVRTANLAKYVAELSLLEADPFLKYLPSLIAAAAYCLANYTVNRHFWPETLAAFTGYSLSEIVPCLSELHKVCLDMPNRPQQAIREKYKTSKYMHVSLMEPPTVLPLQ from the exons ATGCGTCGCAGCAGCTCCAAGAGCGGAGTCGTCGTGGCTGCAGTGGCGGGAGGTCCCGATGCTTGTCAGATGCTCACCAGAGCCCAGCTGGGCCAGGATCCCCCACAAAGAACAGTGCTAGGGGAGCTAACTGAAAATGGGCAGTTCAGGAAAACCTGCGGCCAG GGGATTGCAACAATCAGGTGTTTTTCTGGATCTGAAAATGCCTTCCCTCCAGCTGGAAAGAAAGCGCTGTCTGACTGTGGGGTCCATGAGCCCCCCAAGCAAGGGTTTGACAtctacatggatgaacctgaaaagGTGGACAGACACAGCTGCTCAGGCAGAGAGGGGATGGCTTTTGGGGATGTCTATGAAGTAGACACCAGCACACTCAAGTCAGACCTTCACTTCCTGCTGGACTTCAGCTCAG TTTCCCCTATGCTGGTAGATTCATCTCTCCATTCCCAGTCTGAAGATGCATCGGATTTTGGCACAGATGTGATAAATGTGACTGAATATGCTGAAGAAATTCATCAGTACCTTAGAGAAGCTGAA ATAAGGAACAGACCCAAAGCTCACTACATGAGAAAGCAGCCAGACATCACAGAAAGCATGCGTACGATTCTGGTGGACTGGCTGGTGGAGGTTGGTGAAGAATATAAGCTTCGAGCAGAGACTCTGTACCTGGCTGTCAACTTCCTGGACAGATTCCTTTCATGTATGTCTGTTCTGAGAGGGAAATTGCAGCTTGTAGGAACAGCAGCTATTCTTTTGGCTTC GAAATATGAAGAGATATATCCACCCGAAGTAGATGAGTTTGTCTATATAACTGATGATACGTACACTAAGCGACAGCTATTAAGAATGGAACACCTGCTCCTGAAAGTCTTAGCTTTTGATCTGACAGTGCCAACCACCAACCAGTTTCTCCTTCAGTACTTGAGGCGGCAAGGAGTGTGTGTCAGAACTGCGAACCTGGCCAAG TACGTAGCAGAACTGAGTCTACTTGAGGCTGACCCATTCTTGAAATATCTTCCTTCATTGATAGCTGCAGCGGCTTATTGCCTGGCAAACTATACTGTGAACAGGCACTTCTGG CCAGAAACTCTTGCTGCATTTACAGGCTATTCATTAAGTGAAATTGTGCCTTGCCTGAGTGAGCTACATAAGGTGTGCCTTGATATGCCAAATCGACCTCAGCAGGCAATTAGGGAGAAGTATAAGACTTCAAA GTACATGCATGTGTCCCTCATGGAACCACCTACAGTTCTTCCTCTACAATAA